Proteins encoded by one window of Rhodobacteraceae bacterium IMCC1335:
- a CDS encoding ATPase, translated as MIYSSAEQWQNAPHKRVVLFGMSGLGKTYMSNILRDTGAWFHYSVDYRIGTHYMGDYITDSIKRKAMDVPYLRELLLSDSIYLASNITFENLAPLSTYMGKPGTEANGGIPFQEYRKRQEQHRRSEIAALLDTPEFIERAEEIYQYDHFICDCSGSICEVVDPFDRDDPVLKSLSETALLVWIRGNEAHTQELVQRFDKAPKPMYYHPDFVVSKWTQYLADQTLQEHQVNPDSFIRWIYAEALAHRQPRYEAMANWGITVDASEVARAKSEEDFSALIGQALAAKAAPEPV; from the coding sequence ATGATATATTCTTCTGCAGAGCAATGGCAAAACGCGCCGCATAAACGGGTGGTGCTTTTTGGCATGTCAGGTTTGGGCAAAACCTATATGTCCAATATTTTGCGCGACACGGGCGCTTGGTTTCACTATTCGGTCGATTATCGGATCGGCACCCATTACATGGGCGATTACATTACGGATAGCATCAAGCGCAAAGCGATGGATGTACCCTATCTGCGCGAACTTTTATTGTCTGACTCGATCTATCTGGCCTCAAACATCACCTTTGAGAACTTGGCGCCGCTATCCACTTATATGGGCAAACCCGGCACCGAGGCCAATGGCGGCATACCGTTTCAAGAGTATCGCAAACGCCAAGAGCAGCATCGCCGCTCGGAAATCGCCGCGTTGCTCGATACTCCAGAATTTATCGAACGCGCCGAAGAAATATATCAGTATGATCATTTTATCTGCGATTGCAGCGGCTCAATCTGCGAAGTTGTTGACCCATTTGACCGCGATGATCCGGTGCTAAAATCGCTCAGTGAAACTGCGCTATTGGTGTGGATAAGGGGCAACGAAGCGCATACGCAAGAACTCGTTCAGCGCTTTGATAAAGCCCCCAAACCGATGTATTATCACCCTGATTTTGTCGTTTCAAAATGGACTCAATATCTTGCCGACCAAACCCTGCAAGAGCACCAAGTAAATCCAGATAGTTTCATTCGGTGGATCTACGCGGAGGCTCTAGCGCATCGCCAGCCGCGCTATGAGGCAATGGCCAATTGGGGCATTACCGTTGACGCCTCTGAGGTTGCGCGCGCCAAAAGCGAAGAAGATTTTAGCGCTTTAATCGGCCAAGCGCTCGCCGCCAAAGCCGCCCCTGAGCCAGTTTAA
- the typA gene encoding translational GTPase TypA: MDLRNIAIIAHVDHGKTTLVDELLKQSGAFRANQAVAERAMDSNDLERERGITILAKATSVEWKTTRINIVDTPGHADFGGEVERILSMVDGVVLLVDAAEGPMPQTKFVTAKALALGLRPIVVLNKVDKPDAEPDRALDECFDLFASLGANDDQLDFPHMYASGRAGWADHELDGPRKDLSALFDLVVNHVYAPKQTAQIGNDFQMLATTLGNDPFVGRILTGRVESGSLKVGATIQALTRLGQKIEQFRVTRIQAFRGLAPQDIELAEAGDIVSLAGMSKATVSDTLCALAVDTPLHAQPIDPPTITVTFGINDSPLAGREGKKVQSRVIRERLLKEAESNVAIKISETPGGEAFEVAGRGELQMGVLIENMRREGFELSISRPQVLMREGENGERLEPIEEVTIDVDDEYSGTVIEKITGTRKGDLAEMNQTGNGKTRIIAHVPSRGLIGYYGEFLTDTRGTGVLNRVFHEWAPFRGTIPGRRAGVLISMENGVSVAYALWNLEERGRMFIGAQAPIYQGMIIGEHSRDNDLEVNPLKGKKLTNVRASGTDDAVRLTTPIQMSLEQAIAYIDDDELVEVTPQSIRLRKRYLDPHERKRMSKTK; encoded by the coding sequence ATGGATCTTCGCAATATTGCGATCATCGCGCATGTTGATCATGGCAAAACCACCCTCGTGGATGAATTGTTGAAACAATCGGGCGCTTTTCGCGCCAATCAAGCCGTGGCCGAGCGCGCCATGGACAGCAATGATCTGGAACGCGAGCGCGGCATCACCATTTTGGCCAAAGCCACGTCGGTGGAATGGAAAACCACCCGGATCAACATCGTTGACACGCCTGGCCACGCCGATTTTGGCGGTGAAGTTGAACGCATTCTCAGCATGGTCGATGGTGTGGTTCTGCTGGTCGATGCGGCAGAGGGTCCAATGCCGCAAACCAAATTCGTTACGGCCAAAGCCTTGGCTTTGGGCCTGCGCCCGATCGTTGTGCTCAACAAGGTGGATAAACCCGACGCCGAGCCCGATCGTGCATTGGATGAATGTTTTGATTTATTCGCCTCGCTTGGCGCCAATGATGATCAGCTTGATTTTCCGCATATGTACGCCTCTGGCCGCGCGGGTTGGGCAGATCATGAGCTTGATGGGCCGCGTAAAGATCTCTCAGCCCTGTTTGATCTGGTTGTGAACCACGTATATGCGCCCAAACAAACCGCTCAAATCGGCAATGATTTTCAAATGCTGGCCACCACATTGGGCAATGACCCTTTTGTTGGGCGCATTTTGACCGGCCGGGTAGAGAGCGGCAGCTTGAAGGTTGGCGCCACCATCCAAGCGCTGACCCGGTTGGGCCAAAAAATCGAACAATTCCGCGTTACGCGCATACAAGCCTTCCGCGGCCTTGCGCCGCAAGATATTGAACTGGCCGAGGCCGGCGATATCGTCTCGCTGGCCGGTATGAGCAAAGCCACGGTTTCAGATACGCTCTGCGCCTTAGCCGTTGATACGCCGCTGCATGCCCAGCCCATCGACCCGCCAACGATCACGGTCACCTTTGGCATCAATGACAGCCCGCTTGCCGGACGCGAAGGCAAGAAAGTGCAAAGCCGCGTGATCCGCGAGCGCTTGCTGAAAGAAGCCGAAAGCAATGTTGCAATCAAAATCAGTGAAACCCCCGGGGGAGAGGCGTTTGAAGTCGCCGGTCGCGGCGAATTGCAAATGGGTGTTTTGATCGAGAATATGCGCCGCGAAGGCTTCGAATTATCAATCTCACGCCCACAAGTTTTGATGCGCGAAGGCGAAAACGGCGAGCGCCTTGAGCCGATCGAAGAAGTGACGATCGATGTAGATGATGAATATTCCGGCACTGTGATCGAAAAAATTACCGGCACGCGCAAAGGCGATCTGGCCGAAATGAACCAGACGGGAAATGGCAAAACGCGGATTATAGCCCATGTTCCTTCACGCGGATTGATCGGATATTATGGCGAGTTCTTAACCGACACCCGCGGAACGGGCGTGTTGAACCGGGTGTTCCACGAATGGGCACCGTTTCGCGGAACTATACCCGGGCGCCGCGCCGGTGTCTTGATTTCTATGGAAAACGGCGTCTCCGTTGCTTATGCACTCTGGAATCTAGAAGAGCGGGGCCGCATGTTTATTGGCGCGCAAGCCCCCATTTATCAGGGTATGATTATCGGAGAACATAGCCGAGACAATGACCTTGAGGTAAACCCGCTTAAGGGCAAAAAACTCACCAATGTCCGCGCCTCGGGAACCGATGATGCGGTCAGACTGACCACCCCGATTCAAATGTCATTGGAACAGGCCATTGCCTATATTGATGATGATGAGTTGGTCGAGGTGACGCCCCAGTCCATCCGCCTGCGCAAACGCTATTTGGATCCGCATGAGCGCAAACGGATGTCAAAAACAAAATAA
- the alaS gene encoding alanine--tRNA ligase: protein MATTNDIRSTFLNYFARNNHTVVASSPLVPRNDPTLMFANSGMVQFKNLFTGVEKRDYQRATTSQKCVRAGGKHNDLDNVGYTARHHTFFEMLGNFSFGDYFKTEAIPFAWELLTKEFGIDKSKLLVTVYHTDDEAAAIWKKVAGLSDDRIIRIATNDNFWMMGPTGPCGPCTEIFYDHGDHIWGGPPGSPEEDGDRFIEIWNLVFMQNEQFEDGSMTALDQQSIDTGMGLERIAALLQGKHDNYDTDLMRALIEASADASSNDPDGPGKTHHRVIADHLRSTSFLMADGVMPSNDGRGYVLRRIMRRAMRHVHLLGVKDPMMHRLVPALVSQMGAAYPELVQAQALIQETLQLEETRFRQTLERGLKLLDDEVAGLPQAAELSGLAAFKLYDTYGFPLDLTQDALREKGRSVDLPGFEAAMADQKAKARAAWSGTGEAADSSLWFDIAEQHGSTDFLGYDTEIAEAQILNLVRDGKNLAHVEAGESALVVLNQSPFYAESGGQVGDQGVLSCETGSARITDTKKVAGVFLHYAEITSGHLQPGIGCSVAVDHHRRSAIRANHSATHLLHEALRGHLGAHVAQRGSLNAADRLRFDFSHAKALTAQELQLVETEVNAYIRQNSVVTTRIMTPDDARAIGAQALFGEKYGDEVRVVSMGQAEDSGKGMDQTTYSLELCGGTHVAQTGDIGGFVILSDSASSAGVRRVEALTGAAASAHLAQQSAVVSGLASALKAPMPDLERRVAALLDERKTLANEVAQLRRELALAGGPGQGDAPQAKEVNGVAFLGQVVSGVSGKDLPALIDSHKASIGSVAVLLIADLGGKVAVCAGVSSDLLDRISAVDMVKAAVPLLGGKGGGGRPDMAQGGGSDISNAAQAIDAVEALLQA from the coding sequence ATGGCCACGACGAATGATATCCGCAGTACGTTTTTGAATTACTTTGCCAGAAATAATCATACGGTTGTGGCCTCCAGCCCGTTGGTGCCGCGCAATGACCCGACATTGATGTTCGCAAATTCCGGCATGGTGCAGTTCAAAAACCTATTTACCGGGGTTGAAAAGCGCGATTACCAGAGGGCAACGACCTCGCAGAAATGCGTGCGCGCCGGGGGCAAACACAACGATCTTGATAATGTGGGTTACACCGCCCGCCATCATACATTTTTTGAGATGCTGGGTAATTTTAGCTTTGGCGATTATTTTAAAACTGAGGCGATCCCCTTCGCCTGGGAGCTGTTAACCAAAGAGTTTGGTATCGATAAATCGAAGCTGCTGGTCACGGTTTATCACACCGATGACGAGGCTGCCGCAATTTGGAAGAAAGTTGCGGGTTTAAGCGATGATAGGATCATCCGAATTGCCACGAATGATAATTTTTGGATGATGGGTCCTACGGGCCCTTGCGGCCCGTGCACTGAGATTTTTTATGATCACGGCGATCATATCTGGGGAGGACCTCCGGGCAGCCCCGAAGAAGACGGTGACCGCTTTATCGAGATCTGGAACTTGGTCTTCATGCAGAATGAACAATTTGAAGATGGATCGATGACGGCGCTGGATCAACAATCGATTGATACCGGGATGGGGCTTGAGCGGATTGCGGCGCTGCTGCAAGGTAAGCATGATAATTATGATACGGATCTGATGCGCGCGCTGATCGAAGCCAGCGCTGATGCGTCGAGCAATGATCCCGATGGGCCGGGGAAAACCCATCACAGGGTCATTGCCGATCATTTACGCTCGACTTCCTTTCTGATGGCTGATGGCGTTATGCCCTCGAATGATGGGCGCGGCTATGTGTTGCGCCGTATTATGCGCCGCGCGATGCGACATGTGCATCTTCTGGGGGTGAAAGACCCCATGATGCATCGTTTGGTTCCGGCGCTGGTCTCGCAAATGGGTGCCGCCTATCCTGAATTGGTGCAGGCTCAAGCGTTGATACAAGAAACCTTGCAGTTAGAAGAAACCCGCTTCCGGCAAACCTTAGAGCGCGGCTTGAAGCTGCTAGATGATGAGGTTGCCGGTTTGCCGCAGGCTGCTGAACTGTCTGGCCTAGCAGCGTTTAAACTCTATGATACCTATGGTTTTCCGCTTGATTTAACCCAAGATGCTTTGCGCGAAAAAGGCAGAAGCGTTGATTTGCCGGGGTTTGAGGCCGCTATGGCCGATCAAAAGGCAAAAGCGCGCGCCGCCTGGTCGGGCACTGGCGAGGCTGCAGATTCAAGCCTTTGGTTCGATATTGCTGAGCAACATGGCAGCACCGATTTTCTAGGGTATGATACTGAAATCGCTGAGGCGCAAATTTTGAACCTTGTGCGCGATGGTAAAAATCTTGCACACGTAGAAGCCGGTGAAAGCGCTCTTGTCGTGTTAAATCAATCGCCGTTTTACGCCGAAAGCGGTGGTCAAGTGGGTGATCAGGGTGTGCTGAGCTGTGAAACGGGCAGCGCAAGGATCACCGATACCAAGAAAGTGGCGGGCGTTTTTCTGCATTATGCAGAAATCACCAGCGGGCATTTGCAACCCGGGATCGGCTGCTCAGTGGCAGTGGATCACCATCGGCGCAGTGCGATCCGCGCAAACCATTCCGCCACGCATTTGCTACATGAGGCGTTGCGCGGCCATTTGGGGGCGCATGTTGCACAGCGCGGGTCGCTGAATGCCGCAGATCGGCTGCGGTTTGATTTCAGCCACGCCAAGGCCTTAACGGCGCAAGAGTTGCAACTTGTCGAAACAGAAGTGAATGCCTATATCCGCCAAAATAGCGTGGTGACCACCCGCATCATGACACCCGATGATGCCCGTGCCATCGGTGCACAAGCGCTGTTTGGAGAAAAATATGGCGATGAGGTGCGCGTTGTCTCTATGGGTCAGGCCGAAGACTCTGGCAAAGGCATGGATCAAACGACCTATTCTTTAGAGCTTTGCGGTGGCACGCATGTTGCGCAAACCGGTGACATTGGCGGGTTTGTGATTTTATCCGATAGTGCCAGCAGCGCCGGCGTGCGCCGCGTTGAGGCGCTGACAGGGGCCGCTGCATCCGCGCATCTTGCGCAGCAAAGCGCGGTTGTTTCAGGGCTGGCAAGCGCGTTGAAAGCCCCGATGCCAGATTTAGAGCGCCGCGTGGCGGCTTTGTTAGATGAGCGCAAAACGCTTGCAAATGAAGTGGCACAATTGCGCCGCGAACTGGCCTTGGCGGGGGGCCCGGGTCAAGGGGATGCGCCGCAGGCCAAAGAGGTCAATGGGGTTGCGTTTTTAGGGCAAGTTGTCAGCGGCGTTTCGGGCAAAGACCTGCCGGCTCTGATTGACAGCCACAAGGCGTCAATCGGATCGGTTGCGGTACTTTTGATTGCGGATCTAGGCGGGAAAGTAGCGGTCTGCGCGGGCGTTTCAAGCGATTTGCTCGATCGCATCTCGGCGGTTGATATGGTCAAGGCGGCGGTACCGCTTTTGGGCGGCAAAGGCGGCGGTGGTCGCCCCGATATGGCGCAAGGCGGTGGCAGCGATATCAGCAATGCCGCGCAGGCTATTGACGCGGTTGAAGCCTTATTACAGGCTTAA
- a CDS encoding methyltransferase, producing the protein MTEQIIRRAGGRSARRSARSAPLADHLRPVRAGLEGGRFNPLSPQAEDRIHAAVLDALEHIGLADAPPSGIEYMTKAGAILDNNGRLHFPRSLIEDTIARANRSITLYGRDPKHDLELSGGRVHYGTAGAAVHVVDVEGRAYRESTVQDLFDAARITDTLDNIHFLQRPMVCRDIPDNREMDLNTVYACSAGTTKHIGTSFTEPSFATDALEMLHLIAGGEDAWRARPFMSNSNCFVVPPMKFATESCLVMERCIAGGMPILLLSAGQAGATAPAPIAGAIVQAVAECLAGLVYVNAVQPGHPAIFGTWPFVSDLRTGAMSGGSGEQALLSAGCAQMHRYYDLPGGAAAGIADAKLPDMQAGWEQATSNVMAGLSGLNMVYEAAGMHASLLGFCLESLILGDDLIGQALRCVRGIEVTEDTVSVDVIRATCLEGPGHYLGSDQTLALMQTEYIYPALGDRTSPKEWEELGKPDLLEKAIARKTEILSRPSAACFDPAIDSVIRDRFKIHLPA; encoded by the coding sequence ATGACAGAACAAATTATCCGCCGTGCAGGAGGGCGCTCTGCCCGAAGATCTGCGCGCAGCGCCCCCCTCGCCGATCACTTGCGCCCCGTACGTGCCGGCCTTGAAGGCGGGCGATTTAACCCGCTGAGCCCACAAGCTGAAGACCGCATTCACGCAGCTGTGCTTGACGCTTTGGAGCATATCGGCTTGGCCGACGCCCCCCCCAGCGGCATCGAATATATGACGAAAGCCGGCGCAATTTTAGACAATAATGGCCGCCTTCACTTCCCGCGCAGTTTGATCGAAGACACCATCGCGCGGGCAAACCGTTCGATCACGCTGTACGGGCGGGATCCAAAACATGATCTGGAATTATCCGGAGGCCGGGTGCATTACGGAACCGCGGGCGCTGCGGTCCATGTGGTGGATGTCGAAGGGCGCGCTTACCGCGAAAGCACCGTGCAAGATTTATTTGATGCAGCCCGGATAACCGACACGCTCGATAATATTCATTTTCTGCAACGCCCGATGGTTTGCCGTGATATCCCCGATAATAGAGAGATGGATCTCAACACCGTGTATGCCTGTAGCGCGGGCACAACCAAACATATCGGAACCTCTTTCACAGAACCTAGTTTTGCCACAGATGCGTTGGAAATGTTGCACCTGATCGCGGGTGGGGAAGACGCCTGGCGGGCGCGTCCCTTCATGTCAAATTCAAACTGCTTCGTGGTTCCGCCAATGAAATTTGCAACAGAAAGCTGCCTGGTGATGGAGCGCTGCATCGCGGGCGGCATGCCAATTTTACTGCTCAGCGCTGGGCAAGCCGGGGCCACGGCGCCGGCCCCTATTGCGGGTGCTATCGTACAAGCGGTTGCCGAATGCCTGGCCGGATTGGTCTATGTAAACGCGGTGCAACCCGGGCACCCGGCGATTTTTGGAACTTGGCCTTTTGTGTCAGATTTGCGCACAGGCGCAATGTCGGGGGGCAGCGGCGAACAGGCGCTTCTCAGCGCAGGATGCGCGCAAATGCATCGTTATTACGATTTGCCCGGCGGCGCTGCGGCGGGAATCGCGGATGCAAAACTTCCCGATATGCAAGCCGGTTGGGAGCAGGCGACCTCAAATGTAATGGCTGGCTTATCGGGGCTGAATATGGTCTATGAAGCCGCCGGAATGCACGCATCGCTTTTGGGTTTCTGTCTGGAATCGCTTATTTTGGGAGATGATTTGATCGGCCAAGCCTTGCGCTGCGTGCGCGGTATCGAGGTCACAGAAGACACGGTCAGCGTTGACGTGATCCGCGCCACCTGTTTGGAGGGGCCCGGCCATTATCTCGGCTCTGATCAGACCTTGGCCTTGATGCAAACCGAATATATTTATCCCGCTTTAGGCGATCGGACCTCGCCAAAAGAATGGGAAGAATTGGGTAAGCCAGATCTGCTTGAAAAAGCCATCGCGCGCAAAACTGAAATTTTATCGCGCCCCTCCGCGGCCTGTTTTGACCCTGCGATCGACAGCGTCATACGCGATAGGTTTAAGATCCACTTGCCCGCTTAG
- a CDS encoding homoserine O-succinyltransferase, with amino-acid sequence MPIKIPANLPAFHVLKQEGVMVMSDDEAARQDIRPLNIGLLNLMPKKIQTENQFSRLIGATPLQINLSLIRMSEHHTKNTAAEHMSSFYRAFQDVKASGEKFDGLIITGAPIEHLPFEQVTYWDELQEVFEWTQSHVHATFAVCWGAMAMLNHFYKIPKYDLTAKAFGCFAQTNLDPTSPFLRGFSDQCVIPVSRWTEINQTDIDRHSGLSTLLGSPEVGPCLVQDPARRALHIFNHFEYDSDTLKQEYDRDVASAIDINVPINYYPNDDPSKAPQNRWRSHAHLLYGNWINEIYQTTPFDPAQIGQPLSDPL; translated from the coding sequence ATGCCAATAAAAATTCCCGCCAACCTGCCTGCCTTTCATGTTTTGAAGCAAGAGGGCGTGATGGTGATGAGCGATGATGAAGCAGCCCGGCAGGATATTCGCCCCTTAAACATCGGCCTCTTGAATTTAATGCCAAAAAAAATTCAAACCGAAAACCAATTTTCGCGCTTGATTGGCGCAACACCGCTGCAAATTAATCTATCTTTGATCCGGATGAGCGAACATCACACCAAAAACACTGCGGCAGAACATATGAGCAGTTTCTATCGCGCCTTCCAAGACGTCAAAGCAAGCGGTGAAAAATTTGATGGCCTGATCATCACCGGAGCTCCGATCGAGCATCTGCCCTTTGAGCAGGTGACCTATTGGGATGAGCTTCAAGAGGTGTTTGAGTGGACGCAATCGCATGTGCACGCAACCTTTGCGGTCTGTTGGGGTGCAATGGCGATGCTCAACCATTTTTATAAAATACCCAAATATGATTTAACTGCAAAGGCCTTTGGATGCTTTGCACAAACCAATCTGGATCCGACCTCCCCTTTTCTAAGGGGGTTTTCGGATCAATGCGTTATCCCAGTGAGCCGCTGGACCGAAATCAACCAAACCGATATTGATCGCCATTCCGGCTTGAGCACGCTTTTGGGCAGCCCCGAGGTTGGCCCCTGTTTGGTGCAAGATCCCGCTCGCCGCGCCTTGCACATTTTCAATCATTTTGAATATGACAGCGACACCCTAAAACAAGAATATGACCGCGATGTTGCATCCGCGATAGATATCAACGTACCGATCAATTATTATCCAAATGATGATCCGAGCAAAGCGCCGCAAAACCGATGGCGCAGCCATGCGCATTTACTTTACGGCAACTGGATCAACGAGATATATCAAACAACGCCTTTTGATCCTGCTCAAATCGGTCAGCCCCTGTCAGACCCGCTTTAA
- the recA gene encoding recombinase RecA: MADLLSMTNKKNDDKQKALDSALSQIERQFGKGSIMKLGGENAIQEIETTSTGSLGLDIGLGIGGLPKGRIIEIYGPESSGKTTLTLHCVAEEQKKGGVCAFVDAEHALDPQYAKKLGVDLDELLISQPDTGEQALEITDTLVRSGAVNMVVVDSVAALTPKSELEGDMGDSSVGVQARLMSQAMRKLTGSISRSNCMVIFINQIRMKIGVMFGSPETTTGGNALKFYSSVRLDIRRIGAIKDRDEVVGNATRVKVVKNKVAPPFKQVEFDIMYGEGISKNGELLDLGVKAGIVDKSGAWYSFGDERIGQGRENAKVFLSENKAIALEIEDKIRAAHGLDFDLKKKLADNLLSDGGDSVLEG; this comes from the coding sequence ATGGCAGACTTACTTTCCATGACCAATAAAAAAAATGACGATAAACAAAAAGCATTAGACAGCGCATTAAGTCAAATTGAGCGTCAATTTGGCAAAGGCTCGATCATGAAGTTGGGCGGCGAAAACGCGATACAAGAGATTGAAACCACCTCAACCGGCTCGCTTGGGTTGGATATTGGTCTTGGTATTGGGGGCTTGCCCAAAGGCCGGATCATTGAGATTTATGGCCCTGAAAGCTCGGGTAAAACCACGTTAACCTTGCATTGCGTTGCAGAAGAACAGAAAAAAGGCGGGGTTTGTGCCTTTGTCGATGCCGAACACGCGTTGGATCCGCAATATGCGAAAAAGCTTGGCGTTGATCTTGATGAATTGTTGATCAGCCAGCCCGATACGGGCGAGCAAGCGTTGGAAATCACCGATACGCTGGTGCGCTCTGGGGCGGTGAATATGGTTGTGGTTGATTCTGTGGCGGCTTTAACGCCCAAGTCAGAATTAGAGGGCGATATGGGTGATAGCAGCGTTGGTGTTCAAGCGCGTTTGATGAGCCAAGCGATGCGCAAATTAACGGGATCCATCAGCCGCAGCAATTGCATGGTGATTTTTATCAACCAAATTCGGATGAAAATCGGTGTGATGTTTGGCAGCCCCGAAACCACCACGGGCGGCAATGCGTTAAAATTTTACAGCTCAGTGCGGCTTGATATTCGCCGTATTGGCGCGATCAAAGACCGTGATGAAGTTGTTGGAAATGCCACGCGGGTAAAAGTCGTAAAAAATAAGGTTGCGCCTCCGTTTAAACAAGTTGAATTTGATATTATGTACGGCGAAGGCATCTCCAAGAATGGGGAATTGCTTGATTTGGGCGTGAAAGCTGGAATCGTTGATAAATCCGGGGCTTGGTATAGTTTCGGGGATGAGCGTATCGGCCAAGGTCGCGAAAATGCAAAAGTGTTTTTATCAGAAAACAAAGCAATAGCGCTTGAGATTGAAGATAAAATTCGCGCTGCGCATGGGCTTGATTTTGATTTAAAGAAAAAATTAGCTGATAATTTACTCAGCGATGGTGGAGACAGCGTGTTAGAGGGCTAA
- a CDS encoding response regulator, which translates to MSWHKITDFFIWLGRKFKAEHFASTSTPSASSFHSCHCHLIGDCLPFFRLGENGQVLFGNPVATRLLKQAHSQKEITQALKRAPLLPETLKLNGCFGTFRFLQNRLEAGEYEVFLVPNWSKEEIAPTPHDDFERVPVPMAELSPQGVIIRANSQASKLLGLRADETPAIEEVMEGLGRALADWLRDATLGRGLKQPEFLRLSRPERETFVQVSLYKDMSNRRSNLTAVFTDATELKSLEAQFVQSQKMQAIGQLAGGVAHDFNNLLTAITGHCDLLLLRHKKSDQDYDDLLQINQNANRAAALVSQLLAFSRKQTLRPQNLEIRETLSDLTHLLDRLVGEKVQLRLKYDPVKRAVRADKRQLEQVVMNLVVNARDSMPEGGEIFISTAGTEICEPMLRDRVAVPKGAYVSISIQDKGCGIASDKLQKIFEPFYTTKRTGEGTGLGLSTVYGIVKQTGGYIFVDSSVGQGTIFTLLLPASDLPSQKAASPPSDIKLVANRPEGGAVLLVEDEATVRTFAARALRLCGYSVLVAESGEKALEIAQNPNVKLDLFVTDVVMPGRGGPSWVREALQTRPYIRIIFMSGYAEDKLTADQSSVPNSIFLAKPFSLTQLASAVESQMP; encoded by the coding sequence ATGTCTTGGCATAAGATTACGGATTTTTTTATTTGGCTTGGCAGAAAATTTAAGGCCGAGCATTTTGCGTCGACTTCCACGCCCTCGGCCAGCAGCTTTCATTCTTGCCACTGCCACCTGATCGGTGATTGTCTTCCCTTTTTTCGTCTTGGTGAAAACGGGCAGGTGCTTTTTGGCAATCCTGTAGCAACCAGACTTTTAAAACAGGCTCACAGCCAAAAAGAAATTACACAGGCTTTAAAGCGCGCGCCTCTCCTGCCGGAGACGCTGAAATTAAATGGCTGCTTTGGTACCTTTCGCTTTTTGCAAAACCGTTTGGAGGCTGGAGAGTATGAAGTGTTTTTGGTGCCAAATTGGAGCAAAGAGGAGATCGCACCGACCCCTCACGATGATTTTGAACGGGTTCCCGTTCCGATGGCAGAATTATCGCCTCAGGGCGTGATTATTCGCGCCAATTCTCAAGCCTCGAAGCTCTTGGGGCTGCGAGCCGATGAAACACCCGCGATTGAAGAGGTGATGGAGGGGCTGGGGCGGGCCTTGGCGGATTGGTTGCGCGATGCCACCTTGGGCCGAGGTTTGAAGCAACCCGAGTTTCTGCGCCTCTCGCGGCCTGAGCGCGAAACCTTTGTGCAAGTGTCGTTGTATAAAGACATGTCCAACCGGCGCTCCAATTTGACCGCTGTGTTCACCGATGCAACCGAACTTAAATCGTTGGAGGCGCAATTTGTTCAAAGTCAAAAAATGCAAGCAATTGGTCAATTGGCTGGTGGCGTGGCGCATGATTTTAACAATTTATTAACCGCGATCACTGGGCATTGCGATTTGCTGCTCTTGCGCCACAAAAAATCGGATCAGGATTACGATGATTTGTTACAAATCAATCAAAACGCCAATCGCGCTGCGGCGCTTGTTTCTCAGCTTTTGGCGTTTTCCCGCAAGCAAACCTTGCGGCCGCAAAACCTTGAAATTCGGGAAACGTTGTCTGATCTTACGCATTTGTTAGACCGGCTTGTTGGAGAGAAAGTGCAGTTACGGTTGAAATATGATCCTGTGAAACGCGCCGTGCGGGCCGATAAACGGCAGTTAGAACAGGTTGTTATGAACCTTGTTGTGAATGCGCGGGATTCAATGCCAGAGGGTGGTGAAATATTTATTTCAACCGCCGGTACAGAGATTTGCGAACCCATGCTCCGTGATCGTGTGGCGGTTCCCAAGGGCGCTTATGTGAGCATTTCCATTCAAGACAAAGGCTGTGGGATTGCTTCTGATAAATTACAAAAAATTTTTGAACCGTTCTACACCACCAAACGCACCGGCGAAGGCACCGGTTTGGGTCTGTCGACCGTCTATGGGATTGTTAAGCAAACGGGAGGCTATATTTTTGTGGATAGCAGCGTTGGTCAGGGCACTATCTTCACCTTACTTTTGCCAGCCAGTGATTTGCCATCTCAAAAAGCTGCCTCCCCGCCTTCGGATATCAAATTGGTTGCAAATAGGCCGGAGGGCGGCGCCGTTTTATTGGTGGAGGATGAAGCAACTGTGCGGACGTTTGCGGCCCGAGCCCTGCGTTTATGCGGATATTCCGTTTTGGTGGCTGAATCGGGCGAAAAGGCCTTAGAAATCGCCCAAAACCCAAATGTTAAATTAGATCTATTTGTCACTGATGTCGTGATGCCGGGGCGTGGCGGGCCCAGTTGGGTGCGCGAGGCTTTGCAAACCCGCCCTTATATACGAATTATTTTCATGTCAGGATATGCAGAAGATAAGTTGACGGCCGATCAGTCATCTGTGCCAAATTCAATTTTTCTAGCAAAGCCATTCTCTTTGACTCAATTGGCCTCTGCAGTTGAATCGCAAATGCCGTGA